In one Nicotiana tomentosiformis chromosome 6, ASM39032v3, whole genome shotgun sequence genomic region, the following are encoded:
- the LOC138893367 gene encoding cytochrome P450 89A2-like, whose translation MANTSTGIMESLFIIVVTFCISFFLILLFNLFFQKTKKLPPGPFIFPVIGMLPLLRKTSRDLELMLRDLKRKYGPIIAIKIGYSSPSIVISSHLLAYQALVQQGAICSDRPIASTTSKIFNSNQRTIASSSYGPTWRLLRRNLISEMLHPSRIIKSHSKNRAWVLGILIQKLLLAHESAAADSATEAIMLLDHFKYAIFCLLVLICFGNKLDEFQIEQIKDAQHRALKNFHRFRILDYFPEFLGKTIFRKRWKELIELRKELDGVFIPLIQDRVKYKLEAVGAPKPGVDHHHKEEEELEADIAYVDTLVNLELPEEKRKLNYQEMASLCGEFLAAASDTTYTALQWIMACLVKYPSIQEKLYKEICQVVESTPLLQSINNNKVIEEAVKEEDLQKMPYLKAVILEGLRRHPPTHFVLPHRVTEDMELNGYVIPKNATINFMVGEMGLDPNVWDDPMEFKPERFLVDGDGTLQEFDITGSREIKMMPFGAGRRICPGYGSAMLHLQYFVANLIWQFEWKPVEGDEVDLTEGSDFTVTMKNPLRARISPRCCTGSL comes from the coding sequence ATGGCAAACACAAGTACTGGAATAATGGAAAGCTTGTTCATCATTGTGGTCACATTCTGTATCTCTTTCTTCCTCATACTTCTCTTTAATCTTTTCTTCCAGAAAACAAAGAAACTCCCACCAGGTCCCTTTATCTTCCCAGTGATTGGGATGTTACCATTGCTAAGAAAAACCAGTCGCGATCTCGAACTCATGCTTCGAGATCTCAAACGCAAATATGGTCCTATCATCGCCATAAAAATAGGCTACTCATCTCCATCCATAGTCATCAGCAGCCACTTGTTAGCCTACCAGGCTTTAGTTCAGCAAGGTGCCATTTGCTCCGATCGGCCAATTGCTTCAACAACCAGTAAAATTTTCAACTCTAACCAGCGGACAATAGCATCCAGCTCTTATGGTCCCACGTGGCGGCTCCTTCGTCGAAACCTCATCTCAGAAATGCTCCATCCCTCTCGCATCATCAAGTCCCACTCCAAGAACCGAGCTTGGGTACTAGGCATACTCATTCAAAAGCTCCTTCTTGCTCATGAATCAGCCGCAGCTGATTCTGCCACGGAAGCGATCATGTTACTTGATCATTTTAAGTATGCCATCTTCTGTCTCCTTGTCCTCATTTGCTTCGGGAATAAGCTCGATGAGTTTCAAATAGAGCAAATTAAAGACGCACAGCATCGAGCACTTAAAAATTTTCACCGTTTCAGAATACTAGATTACTTTCCTGAATTTTTAGGAAAAACAATATTTAGAAAACGCTGGAAAGAGCTCATTGAACTACGAAAAGAGTTGGACGGGGTCTTCATCCCTCTGATCCAAGATCGGGTGAAATACAAATTAGAAGCAGTGGGAGCGCCTAAACCTGGAGTTGATCATCATCACAAAGAAGAGGAGGAGCTGGAAGCCGATATTGCTTATGTTGATACGCTGGTGAATTTGGAATTGCCAGAAGAAAAGAGGAAGCTCAATTACCAAGAGATGGCCAGCCTCTGCGGCGAGTTCCTTGCTGCCGCCAGCGATACGACATACACCGCCTTGCAGTGGATTATGGCATGCTTGGTAAAGTACCCTTCCATTCAGgaaaaattgtataaagaaatATGCCAAGTTGTGGAATCAACACCATTATTACAATCAATTAACAACAATAAGGTGATAGAGGAGGCAGTGAAGGAGGAGGATTTACAGAAAATGCCATACTTGAAAGCAGTGATTTTGGAAGGTCTTAGGCGACATCCACCAACTCACTTTGTTCTGCCACATAGGGTAACAGAAGATATGGAGTTGAACGGCTATGTTATACCCAAGAACGCTACCATCAATTTTATGGTGGGGGAAATGGGCTTGGACCCAAATGTGTGGGATGATCCAATGGAATTCAAGCCAGAGAGATTCTTGGTGGATGGAGATGGAACTCTTCAAGAGTTTGATATAACAGGAAGTCGAGAGATCAAGATGATGCCATTTGGTGCAGGGAGGAGAATATGCCCAGGCTATGGCTCTGCTATGCTCCATTTACAGTACTTTGTGGCTAATTTGATTTGGCAATTTGAATGGAAGCCTGTGGAGGGAGATGAAGTTGATCTAACAGAAGGGTCAGATTTCACCGTTACAATGAAGAATCCATTGCGAGCTCGCATCAGTCCCAGGTGTTGTACGGGGAGCTTATAG